ATACTATACCATGAACCGTGAATGGAAAAATGGAGATACCTTAGAATTAAATCTAGACATCGCAGTACATTATTGGGTAGGCGAAAAGAATTTTGCGGGTAAAACTTCTGTTTACTATGGACCAATTTTACTTGCATATGACACTAACTATAACTTCCTGCCAGCTAGTGGCGCTACATTGCAAACCAGTGACTTAGAAAATATGAAAGTTGTAGATGGAAGCGAAGAAGGATGTTGGTTGTTTGCAGAAACAAAAACTATCAATGGTATTCCAGTTAAATTAGTAGACTTTGCTAGTTGTGGTCAGGATAAATCCAACTATGAAACTTGGCTCAATATCAATCATACTATGGATTACATCCCATATGTTCAAGGTGGAAATCCAATTTGGAACAATACACCAAACATGCCAAGTTATACTGTAACAGCAATCGAAAACAATTATGCGACTGTTACAATCGAAGATTCAGAAGTATCTTTTGGTGGCTCTACTACATTTACAGTTTCCGTTAAAAATGGTAAAGAACTGCAAGACATTTTAGTGAATGGTAAATCAATTGGTGCTGTGACAGAGTATACTTTAACCAATATTAAACAAGATACTACCATTACAGTTGTCCTCAAAGGAGATAAATCTATCTTAGATGCAGTAATTAAATATGCAGAAGAACAGAAAGCATCTGATGACTTTAACAATGTTATCGCATATGTACAGGAATCCTTCAACGCAGCATTGGATGCAGCAAAAGAAATTGCGGCTGACCCAGCAGCAACTCAGGATGCAATAGATGCAGCATGGAAAGCATTGATGACAGAAATCCATAAATTAGGCTTTGTCAAAGGTGATATTACTTCCTTAGAAGCTCTGGTAGCATTGGCAGAAGGCTATGACATGAATGACTATGTAGAAGCAGGTCAGGCAGAATTCTTAGAAGCGTTGAAAGCAGCACAAGATTTATTAGCGGATAAAGACAATGCAATGCAAGCAGAAATCGAAACAGTAGAAACCAATCTGTTGAATGCGATGCTGAACCTGAGATACAAAGCAGATAAATCCATCCTGGAAAAAGTAATTGCGGAAGCCAACGGCAAAGATGCAAACGCATATACAGCGGAAAGCTACGCAGTACTGGAAGCAGCAGTAGCAGAAGCAAACGCAGTAATGGAAAATAAAAACGCAACTCAGGAAGAAGTAGACGCAGCAGTAACAAGTGTACAAGAAGCAATGAAAGGTCTGGTAGCAGTAGAAAAACCATCTACCGAAACACCAGATGACAATAAAGCAGACGGTACACAAACAGGGCAAGAATCTACCACAACAAAAGCAAACGCAGCCAAAACAGGTGATGTTGCTCCAATCGCAGGAGTAATAGCACTGGTATTGGCAGGCGTAGCAGTAGTAACCCTGAAAAAGAAAAAATAATTAATTTGACATCTCCTTCATAAATAAAAAATATTTAAGCCACTAATCTATTCAGATTAGTGGCTTGTTTTTGGAGCTTTATCAAAAAGAAACCCCGGATTAGCCGGTGAGAATAAAAATCTTTAGATAAAAGAATATCTATTTTTATTAAAATAGCTGTAGAGTTATCGGCTGCATTACAAAGTAAAAGAAGGAATTACCATGAACAATATAAAAAATTAAGCAGATTCAAAATGGCGATTTTAGTATCATATTGCATTATTTATAGTAATCTAGTGCATGTATTTAAATTATATTTCATATGACTTTGCACTATAGCATTCGTGTCAAAATATCATAGATAGAAAGTATATAGAATATAGGATCTGACAAAGGTTATGCAAGTCCATAGGAGTACAAAGATATCTAGAACAATCTCCATATACCAGTAAAGTATTTTACCCTATTTATTCATAGAATATATCATAGGAAAAAAATCTAATATTTTAGAAAAACAGACCAATTTGAAATACAAATATTGAAATCGTTGCTTCTGGTGTAGAAGATATTATATACAAACAGTTGAACAGAATAAAAAGTCAATTGCACAGTACATCATCATACTAATAAGAAATACACCCATATGGTATCTTTTTAGAGTTTGTATAGATCATCAATTCAATTAGTAGTTTTAATTAATTATTACAGTTATGAAAAAATAAATATTAAAATAATTATAGTTATCATTAAATAGTTTATAAGAAGTTTTTTCTATAATTATAGAAAATATCTATAAATAATCAAAATTTATCTATCAATAGGAATCCACTACCGAAACACAATAAGGGAAATTACAAATATAAAATATAACAACTAGATTGAAATACTTCAATCTATAAAAAATAATATATAACAAAAAAACAGATAGGTAAATATTTCTTTACCTATCTGTTTCTGTTATTGGCTCCCCAAGTTGGACTCGAACCAACGACCCTGCGGTTAACAGCCGCATGCTCTACCGACTGAGCTATTGAGGAATATACGAAAGAAAAGTAGATTACTCTACTTTTCTTTCTTCGTGACGGCATTTTTCTATTTTCCCAGGCCGTCTCCAGCCAAGTATCTTCGACGTTGATGAGCTTAACTACTGTGTTCGGTATGGGAACAGGTGGATCCTCATCGCCATTAACACCGTCTATTTCTTTTGAAGGTTCAGTACCCTCAAAACTGAATAAGTATCACGACTTTAGAACATATCATTGGTCAAGCCCTCGACCGATTAGTACTCGCTAGCTTAACGCCTCACGACGCTTACACTTTGAGCCTATCAACCTCGTAGTCTACAAGGGGTCTTACCTGGTTAACCCAGTGGGATATCTTATCTTAAGGACGGCTTCACGCTTAGATGCCTTCAGCGTTTATCCGATCCGCACATAGCTGCCCTGCCGTGCCATTGGCATGACAACAGGTACACCAGAGGTGCGTCCATCCCGGTCCTCTCGTACTAGGGACAGCTCCTTTCAAATATCCTACGCCCACGACAGATAGGGACCGAACTGTCTCACGACGTTCTGAACCCAGCTCGCGTACCGCTTTAATTGGCGAACAGCCAAACCCTTGGGACCGAATCCAGCCCCAGGATGCGATGAGCCGACATCGAGGTGCCAAACCTCCCCGTCGATGTGGACTCTTGGGGGAGATCAGCCTGTTATCCCCAGGGTAGCTTTTATCCGTTGAGCGACGGCATTTCCACTCACATACCGCCGGATCACTAACTCCAACTTTCGTTACTGCTCGACTTGTCAGTCTCGCAGTTAGGCTCGCTTATGCGTTTACACTCTAATGCACGGTTTCCGTCCGTACTGAGCGAACCTTTGAGCGCCTCCGTTACCTTTTAGGAGGCGACCGCCCCAGTCAAACTGCCCACCTAACAATGTCCCCCGACCAGATTCATGGCCGCAGGTTAGAATTTCAGCACTCCAAGAGTGGTATCCCAACGATGGCTCCACAAAAGCTGACGCCTTTGCTTCCTAGCCTCCCACCTATCCTGTACATGAAATACCAAAATCCAATATTAGGCTACAGTAAAGCTCCATGGGGTCTTTCCGTCTAGTCGCGGGTAACCGGCATCTTCACCGGTACTACAATTTCGCCGGGTGGATTGTTGAGACAGTGCCCAGATCGTTACACCATTCGTGCGGGTCAGAACTTACCTGACAAGGAATTTCGCTACCTTAGGACCGTTATAGTTACGGCCGCCGTTCACTGGGGCTTCAATTCAGAGCTCTCACTCCTCCTCTTAACCTTCCAGCACTGGGCAGGTGTCAGCCCCTATACGTCATCTTTCGATTTAGCAGAGACCTGTGTTTTTGATAAACAGTCGCCCGGGCCTATTCTCTGCGGCTCTATTGCTAGAGCACCCCTTATCCCTAAGTTACGGGGTCAACTTGCCGAGTTCCTTAACAACCCTTCTCCCGTTGGCCTTAGAATCCTCTTCCTACCTACCTGTGTCGGTTTGCGGTACGGGCTCCGAAGATATCCACAAAGCTTTTCTCGCCTTCATCCAAGTGTACTTCCTTACTCTAATTTCAGTCCCTTACGACCGGGTCTACCAACGCCCGGCTTACACCCTTCTAAAGTGTCCCTTTGCTTAAATCTTTTGGAGGCTACGGAATATCAACCGTATGTGCATCGGCTACGCCTTTCGGCCTCACCTTAGCTCCCGGCTTACTAGGAGCGGACGAACCTTCCTCCTAAAACCTTAGGCTTTCGGCCATTATGATTCTCACATAATTCTCGCTACTCATTCCGGCATTCTCACTCGTATACAGTCCACCACCGCTTCCGCTATGACTTCTCTCCGTATACGACGCTCCCCTACCCCTGATACTTACGTATCAAGCCCAAGCTTCGGTGTACATTTTAGCCCCGTTAAATTTTCGGCGCAGGACCACTCGACCAGTGAGCTATTACGCACTCTTTAAATGTGTGGCTGCTTCTAAGCCAACATCCTGGTTGTTTTCGCAATCCTACATCCTTTTCCACTTAAATGTACTTTGGGACCTTAGCTGTGGGTCTGGGCTCTTTCCCTTTTGACTATGAGACTTATCTCACACAGTCTGACTGCTGTCCATGATTATCCGGCATTCAGAGTTTGATAAGTTTCGGTAGCCTCTCGGCCCCTAGACTATTCAGTGCTTTACCTCCGGTAATCTTTATGACAACGCTAGCCCTAAAGCTATTTCGGGGAGAACCAGCTATATCCAAGTTCGATTGGAATTTCTCCGCTATCCACATCTCATCCCCTACCATTTCAACGGGAGTGGGTTCGGTCCTCCATGACGTGTTACCGTCACTTCAACCTGGACATGGATAGGTCACCTGGTTTCGGGTCATACGCATGAAACTAAACGCCCCATTCAGACTCGCTCTCGCTTCGGCTCCGAACCTGAAGTTCTTAACCTTGCTACATACGTATACTCGCCGGACCATTCTACAATAGGTACGATATCACACTTTGACGTGCTCTATCTGCTTGTAAGCACAGAGTTTCAGGTTCTATTTCACTCCCCTCCCGGGGTTCTTTTCACCTTTCCTTCACAGTACTTTTCGCTATCGGTCATTAGGTAGTATTTAGGCTTAGAGGGTGGTCCCCCTATCTTCCCACGGGGTTTCACGTGTCCCGCGGTACTCTGGATACTGCTAGCTCTGATCTGTTTTCGGATACAAGACTTTCACTTCCTTTGGTGTGCCTTCCCATGCACTTCTCCTAACTCGTCAGATACACATTGCAGTCCGAACCCCAAAGATATTGCTACCTTTGGTTTGGCCTCTTTCCCGTTCGCTCGCCACTACTAGGAAAATCTCGGTTGATTTCTCTTCCTCGCCCTACTTAGATGTTTCAGTTCAGGCGGTTCCCCTCATATACCTATGGATTCAGTATATGATGACAGTGCATAACCACTGCCGGATTCCTCCATTCGGAATTCTACGGATCGATGTCTGCTTGCGACTCCCCGTAGCATATCGTTGCTTACCACGTCCTTCATCGGCTCCTAATGCCAAGGCATTCTCTCTGCGCTCTTTGTAGCTTGACCATTTGAATTATGTTCTCCAACTTTTTCAAATTGTAGTAGTATTTTTACCCTTTTTTTAAAAAAGATATTTGTCTTAACTACTTTTATCGCTTTACTTATTCAGTTTTCAAGGTACTTTCTTCTTTGTTACTTTTTCAAGTAACTTGGTGGGCTCAAGTGGACTCGAACCACCGACCTCACGCTTATCAGGCGTGCGCTCTAACCACCTGAGCTATGAGCCCATGTTAGATTCGGCTGTCGGTCTCTCTTTTCCCTGTTCAACCTTTCGGTTGTGGTGGAGATGAGGAGGATCGAACTCCTGACCCCCTGCGTGCAAGGCAGGTGCTCTCCCAGCTGAGCTACACCCCCATTTTCCAGGGTTTCTAGGTTGCCGCTTTTCCCATCAATTATTTTTCTGAAGACTCAGGGCCTTCAAAATTAAACAATATAGCTCCTAACATTCCCCATCCTGTCAGTTCTCCATAGAAAGGAGGTGATCCAGCCGCACCTTCCGATACGGCTACCTTGTTACGACTTCACCCTAATCATCAACCCCACCTTCGACAGCGCCCTCCTTGCGGTTAGGCTACTGGCTTCGGGTGTTGCCAACTCTCATGGTGTGACGGGCGGTGTGTACAAGGCCCGGGAACGTATTCACCGCGGCATGCTGATCCGCGATTACTAGCAATTCCGGCTTCATGCAGGCGGGTTGCAGCCTGCAATCCGAACTGAGACTATTTTTAGGGGTTTGCTCCTCCTCGCGGTATTGCTTCCCTCTGTTAATAGCCATTGTAGTACGTGTGTGGCCCAGGTCATAAGGGGCATGATGATTTGACGTCATCCCCACCTTCCTCCGTTTTGTCAACGGCAGTCCCATTAGAGTGCTCTTGCGTAGCAACTAATGGTAAGGGTTGCGCTCGTTGCGGGACTTAACCCAACATCTCACGACACGAGCTGACGACAACCATGCACCACCTGTCTCAACTTTCCCCGAAGGGCACCTAACATATCTCTATCTCGTTAGTTGGATGTCAAGACCTGGTAAGGTTCTTCGCGTTGCTTCGAATTAAACCACATACTCCACTGCTTGTGCGGGCCCCCGTCAATTCCTTTGAGTTTCAACCTTGCGGTCGTACTCCCCAGGTGGATTACTTATTGTGTTAACTCCGGCACGGAAGGTTGACCCCCCCACACCTAGTAATCATCGTTTACAGCGTGGACTACCAGGGTATCTAATCCTGTTTGCTACCCACGCTTTCGAGCCTCAGCGTCAGTTAAAGCCCAGTAGGCCGCCTTCGCCACTGGTGTTCCTCCTAATATCTACGCATTTCACCGCTACACTAGGAATTCCGCCTACCTCTACTTCACTCAAGAACAACAGTTTTGAACGCAGTTTATGGGTTGAGCCCATAGATTTCACATTCAACTTGCTGTCCCGCCTACGCTCCCTTTACACCCAGTAATTCCGGACAACGCTCGCTCCCTACGTATTACCGCGGCTGCTGGCACGTAGTTAGCCGGAGCTTCCTCCTCAGGTACCGTCACTATCGTCCCTGAAGACAGAGGTTTACAATCCGAAAACCTTCTTCCCTCACGCGGCGTCGCTGCATCAGGGTTTCCCCCATTGTGCAATATTCCCCACTGCTGCCTCCCGTAGGAGTCTGGGCCGTGTCTCAGTCCCAATGTGGCCGTTCAACCTCTCAGTCCGGCTACTGATCGTCGACTTGGTGAGCCGTTACCTCACCAACTATCTAATCAGACGCGAGCCCATCTTACAGCGAATTTCTTTGATTATCTTACCATGCGATAAGTTAATGTTATGCGGTATTAGCGTTCGTTTCCAAACGTTATCCCACTCTGTAAGGCAGGTTGCTCACGTGTTACTCACCCGTCCGCCACTAAGATAGTCCATCGTCACCCCGAAGGGATCTAACAGGTATCTCCGTTCGACTTGCATGTGTTAGGCGCGCCGCCAGCGTTCGTCCTGAGCCAGGATCAAACTCTTAATTTAATCATATCAAAACATCCTCTCGGATGATTTAATCTAGCTCGTATTACTCGAATACGCTAACGTCATTTTTTCTAAAATAACTAAAACTCTTGAATTAACAAGGATTGGTTCGTTTTCGTTACTTACTATATTGTTTAATTTTCAAGGTCCTGTTTTTGTCGTTTCTTGACCGCTGCCCTCAAGCAGCTTTACTATTTTATCACATCTCTGTGATTTTGTCAAGCTTTTTTGAAAGTTTTTTGTTTCTTTCGTTTCGCTTGCCTCAGAAGCGACTTATTTATTATATCATATCGCTTCCTCTTTGTCAAGATGTTTTTTCATCTTTTTTCGTTTCTTCCTTTTTGCTCAACGGCGCCTCTTGCCCTCCCGGCCGCTCTTCCGTTGCAGCTTTAATAATATATCACACCTTCTCCCTTTTGTCAACTACTTTTTCCTTTTTTCTATTATATTTTCCTTATTATGGATTGATTTACTAAAATTTACTTATTTATAACAGGTTTTTCTGATATTATAGCAACAACAATTCAGTAGAAATATTATCTAATAAGATAATAAATCCAAATAAATCAGCTATTTGTTTTATATTTTAATAGGAGACGCTCTATATTGCCATGGAAAATACATTCCTTTTCTTCTTCTGTCATTGGAATGTTTTCAAATCGTTTTAATTCATCTCCTGCATTAAAGATAGGATAATCTGAACCAAAAATCACATGATGAATTCCAAAGATATCGATTAATTCCCGAATTTGATGCGGCTTTACTGCATATTGGGTACTGCTGCTGTCTACATAGACGCGTTTTAATGCCAACTCTAATGCCGCATCTTCCCAATGGGACCAACCTCCAAAATGAGCTGCTATGATATCTAATTTCGGAAACAAGTCCAATATCTTCGCCAAGCGCTTTGGGCTGGATAAATCCGAATCTGTACTTCCCATATGCATTAAGATCGGACAACATCCTTCCGCCATTTCATAGATTTTCATTACTTTTGGGTCATCAATTGCTCTTCCTTGAAAATCAGGATGCAATTTGATTCCTTTTAACTTAAGTTCCCGTAATTGTTGAAAATCCTGTTCTAAATTTTCACTATCAGGATGCAATGAACCAAACCCAATTAACTGATTAGGATAATTTTTAACTTGTTCTGCCACAAATTGATTAATAGTTTGTACTTGATGAGGATTTGTCGCAACAGAATTTACAACACATTTGTCAATATGGTATTGTTGCATATTATCTAATAATTGATTTACTGTACCGTTAAATTGAATTGGTATTTGATAATAATTTCCAATATTGTTTGTTGCTTTTTCTGCAATATGTTCAGGAAAAATATGTGTATGCACATCAATAACCAAACTATCACCTTCCTTCCTAAAATTTTACCCCAGTTTCAATTCTTCTAACTCATCTAAATTCGCCTCAGATGAACTACGATGAAATATAGTTGGAGCAGTTTGATCCATTGATACCTTACATAAAGTAATCGTTCCTGTTAAATCGCTTCCACTTGTTACTTCACAATCTTCATTCAACACAATTGTCCATTGGGGAATCCCATTT
This is a stretch of genomic DNA from Clostridium facile. It encodes these proteins:
- a CDS encoding amidohydrolase family protein, encoding MVIDVHTHIFPEHIAEKATNNIGNYYQIPIQFNGTVNQLLDNMQQYHIDKCVVNSVATNPHQVQTINQFVAEQVKNYPNQLIGFGSLHPDSENLEQDFQQLRELKLKGIKLHPDFQGRAIDDPKVMKIYEMAEGCCPILMHMGSTDSDLSSPKRLAKILDLFPKLDIIAAHFGGWSHWEDAALELALKRVYVDSSSTQYAVKPHQIRELIDIFGIHHVIFGSDYPIFNAGDELKRFENIPMTEEEKECIFHGNIERLLLKYKTNS